In Streptomyces sp. SLBN-118, the following are encoded in one genomic region:
- a CDS encoding alpha/beta fold hydrolase translates to MKVLPFFPLCLRPVGHLRISAALLRAAALELAILAGHLLLYPTGLTAERLAPAPAPGPEPRPCDAALLPTGGPVHPPVVLLHGFVDNRSVFVLLRRALARHGRQQVECLNYSPLTCDIRTAAELLGRHIEQICARTGRREVDVVGHSLGGLIARYYVQCLGGDLRVRTLVTLGTPHSGTAIAPLASAHPIVRQMRAGSAVIAELAKPAPGCRTRFVSFWSDLDQLMVPVETACIDHPDLTAQNVQVTGIGHLALPVHPAVAAGIREALESSDSATGASGAVSVA, encoded by the coding sequence ATGAAGGTTCTCCCCTTCTTTCCGCTGTGTCTTCGCCCTGTCGGACACCTGCGAATCTCCGCCGCACTGCTGCGTGCCGCTGCCCTCGAGCTGGCAATCCTCGCCGGGCATCTGCTGCTCTACCCCACCGGCCTCACCGCGGAGCGCCTCGCGCCCGCCCCGGCACCGGGTCCGGAGCCCCGCCCCTGCGACGCCGCGCTGCTCCCCACCGGCGGCCCGGTCCACCCGCCCGTCGTGCTCCTGCACGGTTTCGTGGACAACCGCTCCGTCTTCGTCCTGTTGCGCCGCGCGCTTGCCCGGCACGGCCGCCAGCAGGTCGAGTGCCTGAACTACTCACCGCTGACCTGCGACATCCGCACGGCCGCAGAGCTGCTGGGCCGCCATATCGAGCAGATCTGCGCACGTACAGGCCGACGCGAGGTCGATGTCGTCGGGCACAGCCTGGGCGGCCTGATCGCTCGCTATTACGTGCAGTGCCTCGGTGGCGACCTGCGTGTCCGCACCCTGGTCACGCTCGGGACGCCGCATTCGGGGACCGCCATTGCCCCGCTCGCCAGCGCGCACCCCATCGTGCGCCAGATGCGCGCGGGCTCCGCAGTGATCGCGGAGCTTGCCAAGCCCGCTCCCGGGTGCCGTACTCGGTTCGTGAGCTTCTGGAGCGATCTGGATCAGCTGATGGTCCCGGTCGAGACGGCATGCATCGACCATCCCGACCTCACCGCGCAGAACGTACAGGTCACCGGAATCGGACATCTCGCGCTGCCGGTCCACCCCGCCGTCGCGGCCGGGATCCGGGAAGCCCTCGAGTCCAGCGACTCGGCGACAGGCGCTTCGGGAGCCGTCTCCGTCGCGTGA
- a CDS encoding M23 family metallopeptidase, with the protein MNDQHAHAGYVGHDGYSTTGSFDADPLFGALPGSYEAGHSGQYDSTQWDTGSHQTATYDVYGAQQAQQPQYTQQFPQYDTSAVQYDTTGQWDAGAWNQTAQPGQYETAAATFAYDTTGQWAAPAFDTGTYDATAWNAGAQAVVPQQYTPEHEYLQPESHGETTYDGLSTDFQQGYQPDFQQGFESQYTTEFAASEFEAAHFGAEHDPEAEAEAHFDAEALAEINSDADSEAYDGQDAEHDLEAEYESEAEYESEYDSEYEFASDDAPELEPVSAAVTPRPVRRSGGSRGRRRTPAKRSALLTVAVPSACVMGVAGIAAASVGNLGSDTKDDSNLSAADPSSVQPVAANNKMDTQLAALSADARDFGDRASRTQERLDLKARQEAEKKKRDDEARRREALRPKFVLPVKQQGLSAYYGQAGVNWMSVHTGIDFPVSYGTKVMAATDGTVRTQWNSAYGNMAIVTAPDGTETWYCHLSSTKIRSGSVKAGDVIAYSGNSGNSTGPHLHFEVRPGGGSAIDPLPWLRSHGLDPT; encoded by the coding sequence GTGAACGACCAGCACGCCCACGCCGGGTACGTCGGACACGACGGGTATTCGACCACTGGCAGCTTTGACGCCGACCCGCTCTTCGGCGCGCTCCCCGGGAGTTACGAAGCGGGCCACAGTGGCCAGTACGACAGCACCCAGTGGGACACCGGGTCGCACCAGACGGCCACGTACGACGTCTACGGCGCGCAGCAGGCACAACAGCCGCAGTACACACAGCAATTCCCGCAGTACGACACCTCCGCGGTCCAGTACGACACGACAGGGCAGTGGGACGCCGGCGCGTGGAACCAGACCGCGCAGCCGGGGCAGTACGAAACGGCCGCGGCGACGTTCGCGTACGACACCACCGGGCAGTGGGCAGCGCCCGCCTTCGACACCGGGACGTACGACGCCACCGCGTGGAACGCGGGCGCGCAGGCCGTCGTACCGCAGCAGTACACGCCGGAGCACGAGTACCTCCAGCCCGAGTCCCACGGCGAGACGACGTACGACGGCCTCAGCACGGACTTCCAGCAGGGCTACCAGCCGGACTTCCAGCAGGGCTTCGAGTCGCAGTACACGACCGAGTTCGCAGCGTCCGAGTTCGAAGCGGCCCATTTCGGGGCTGAGCACGACCCCGAGGCCGAGGCCGAGGCCCACTTCGACGCCGAGGCGCTTGCCGAGATCAACTCCGACGCCGACTCCGAGGCCTACGACGGCCAGGACGCCGAGCACGACCTCGAGGCGGAGTACGAGTCCGAGGCGGAGTACGAGTCCGAATACGACTCCGAGTACGAGTTCGCATCCGACGACGCGCCGGAACTCGAACCCGTCTCCGCCGCCGTCACACCCCGCCCTGTCCGCCGCTCCGGCGGATCCCGCGGCCGCCGCCGTACCCCGGCCAAACGCTCCGCCCTCCTCACCGTCGCCGTCCCCTCGGCCTGCGTGATGGGCGTCGCGGGCATCGCCGCCGCCTCCGTCGGAAATCTGGGCAGCGACACCAAGGACGACTCCAACCTCTCGGCCGCCGATCCGTCCTCCGTCCAGCCCGTCGCGGCGAACAACAAGATGGACACGCAGCTCGCCGCTCTCAGCGCCGACGCCCGCGACTTCGGCGACCGCGCCTCCCGCACCCAGGAACGCCTTGATCTCAAGGCGCGCCAGGAGGCGGAGAAGAAGAAACGTGACGACGAGGCCAGGCGCCGCGAGGCCCTGCGCCCCAAGTTCGTGCTTCCGGTGAAGCAGCAGGGTCTGAGCGCGTACTACGGACAGGCCGGCGTCAACTGGATGTCCGTACACACCGGCATCGACTTCCCGGTTTCGTACGGCACCAAGGTCATGGCCGCGACCGACGGCACCGTCCGGACGCAGTGGAACAGCGCCTACGGCAACATGGCGATCGTGACCGCGCCCGACGGCACGGAAACCTGGTACTGCCACCTCAGCAGCACCAAGATCCGCTCCGGGTCGGTCAAGGCCGGTGACGTCATCGCGTACTCCGGCAATTCCGGCAACTCCACGGGCCCGCACCTCCACTTCGAGGTCCGGCCCGGCGGCGGCTCGGCCATAGACCCGCTGCCGTGGCTTCGCAGCCACGGCCTGGATCCCACCTAG
- the pcrA gene encoding DNA helicase PcrA, translating into MSSLFDDSFLADLQPSSEHPPPPPEDPAPEEMPDDLFQGAYDVPPARDPYHRDGAPRTVVDPAALLEGLNEQQRAAVVHTGSPLLIVAGAGSGKTRVLTHRIAYLLGSRSVHPGQILAITFTNKAAGEMKERVGQLVGPRANAMWVSTFHSACVRILRRESKRLGFTSSFSIYDAADSKRLMALVCRDLDLDPKKFPPKSFSAKISNLKNELIDEETFADQAADGFEKTLAEAYRMYQGRLREANALDFDDIIMTTVHLLQAFPDVAEHYRRRFRHVLVDEYQDTNHAQYTLVRELVGTGYEDLAPAELCVVGDADQSIYAFRGATIRNILQFEEDYPDATTILLEQNYRSTQTILSAANAVIERNESRRPKNLWTNAGAGAQITGYVADTEHDEAQFVADEIDRLTDTGDAKAGDVAVFYRTNAQSRVFEEIFIRVGLPYKVVGGVRFYERKEVRDVLAYLRVLANPEDNVPLRRILNVPKRGIGDRAEAMIDALALREKITFPQALRRVDEAYGMAARSANAVKRFNVLMEELRTVVDSGAGPAVVLEAVLERTGYLAELQASTDPQDETRIENLQELAAVALEFEQDRAEEEGAGTLAEFLEQVALVADSDQIPDEDEDGSGVITLMTLHTAKGLEFPVVFLTGMEDGVFPHMRALGQAKELEEERRLAYVGITRARERLYLTRSSMRSAWGQPSYNPPSRFLEEIPGQHLEWKRTGPMAGPAGPTSGITSSLSSSRSRAGGGASGFATRRASDKPVISLSVGDRVTHDQFGLGTVVQVTGSGSDAQATIDFGDTKPKRLLLRYAPVEKL; encoded by the coding sequence ATGAGCAGCCTCTTTGACGACAGCTTCCTGGCGGACCTCCAGCCCAGCTCGGAGCACCCTCCGCCGCCGCCCGAGGACCCGGCCCCGGAGGAGATGCCCGACGATCTCTTCCAGGGTGCCTACGACGTGCCCCCGGCCCGGGATCCGTACCACCGCGACGGCGCCCCGCGCACCGTTGTGGATCCCGCCGCGCTCCTCGAAGGGCTCAACGAACAGCAGCGCGCCGCCGTCGTGCACACCGGCTCGCCGCTGCTCATCGTCGCCGGAGCCGGATCCGGCAAGACCCGCGTGCTGACCCACCGGATCGCGTATCTGCTGGGGAGCCGCAGCGTCCACCCCGGCCAGATACTGGCGATCACCTTCACCAACAAGGCCGCCGGTGAGATGAAGGAGCGCGTCGGGCAGCTCGTCGGGCCGCGCGCCAACGCCATGTGGGTGTCCACCTTCCACAGCGCGTGCGTCCGCATCCTGCGCCGGGAGTCCAAGAGGCTCGGCTTCACCTCGTCGTTCTCGATCTACGACGCGGCGGACTCGAAGCGGCTGATGGCGCTGGTCTGCCGGGACCTCGATCTCGATCCCAAGAAGTTCCCGCCGAAGTCCTTCAGCGCCAAGATCTCGAACCTGAAGAACGAGCTGATCGACGAGGAGACCTTCGCCGACCAGGCCGCCGACGGTTTCGAGAAGACGCTCGCCGAGGCGTACCGCATGTACCAGGGCAGGCTGCGCGAGGCCAATGCGCTGGACTTCGACGACATCATCATGACGACGGTGCATCTGCTCCAGGCGTTTCCGGACGTCGCCGAGCACTACCGGCGCCGCTTCCGCCATGTCCTGGTGGACGAGTATCAGGACACCAACCACGCTCAGTACACACTCGTACGCGAGCTGGTGGGGACGGGGTACGAGGACTTGGCGCCGGCCGAGCTCTGCGTTGTCGGTGACGCCGACCAGTCGATCTACGCCTTCCGCGGCGCGACCATCCGCAACATCCTCCAGTTCGAGGAGGACTACCCGGACGCGACGACGATCCTGCTGGAGCAGAACTACCGCTCGACGCAGACGATCCTGTCCGCAGCCAACGCGGTCATCGAGCGGAACGAAAGCCGCCGCCCCAAGAACCTGTGGACGAACGCGGGCGCGGGCGCGCAGATCACCGGCTATGTCGCCGACACCGAGCACGACGAGGCGCAGTTCGTAGCCGACGAGATCGACCGGCTGACCGACACGGGCGACGCGAAGGCGGGCGACGTCGCCGTCTTCTACCGTACGAACGCCCAGTCCCGTGTCTTCGAAGAGATCTTCATCCGCGTCGGACTGCCCTACAAGGTCGTCGGCGGAGTGCGCTTCTACGAGCGCAAGGAGGTGCGGGATGTGCTGGCGTATCTGCGGGTGCTCGCCAACCCGGAGGACAACGTCCCGCTGCGCCGGATCCTGAACGTCCCCAAGCGCGGCATCGGCGATCGCGCCGAGGCGATGATCGACGCACTCGCGCTGCGCGAGAAAATCACCTTCCCGCAGGCGCTGCGCCGCGTCGACGAGGCGTACGGCATGGCGGCCCGCTCCGCCAACGCCGTGAAGCGCTTCAACGTGCTGATGGAGGAACTTCGCACGGTCGTCGACTCGGGCGCGGGCCCGGCGGTGGTGCTGGAGGCCGTTCTGGAGCGCACCGGCTACCTTGCCGAACTGCAGGCATCGACCGACCCGCAGGACGAGACCCGGATCGAGAACCTCCAGGAACTGGCCGCCGTGGCGCTGGAGTTCGAGCAGGACCGCGCCGAGGAGGAGGGCGCGGGCACGCTCGCCGAGTTCCTGGAGCAGGTCGCACTCGTCGCCGACTCCGACCAGATCCCCGATGAGGACGAGGACGGCTCCGGCGTCATCACACTGATGACGCTGCACACCGCCAAGGGCCTTGAGTTCCCGGTGGTGTTCCTGACGGGCATGGAGGACGGCGTCTTCCCGCACATGCGTGCCCTCGGCCAGGCGAAGGAGCTGGAGGAGGAGCGGCGGCTCGCGTACGTCGGCATCACGCGCGCCCGCGAGCGTCTCTATCTGACCCGGTCCTCGATGCGCAGCGCCTGGGGCCAGCCCTCGTACAACCCGCCCTCGCGCTTCCTGGAGGAGATTCCGGGGCAGCACCTGGAGTGGAAGCGGACGGGGCCGATGGCCGGGCCCGCGGGGCCGACCTCCGGCATCACGTCGTCGCTGTCGTCGTCGCGCTCCCGCGCGGGCGGCGGTGCGTCGGGCTTCGCCACGCGGCGTGCGAGCGACAAGCCGGTGATCTCGCTGTCGGTGGGTGACCGGGTCACGCACGACCAGTTCGGTCTGGGGACCGTGGTGCAGGTGACGGGGTCGGGCTCGGACGCACAGGCGACGATCGACTTCGGGGACACCAAGCCGAAGCGGCTGCTGCTGCGGTACGCGCCGGTCGAGAAGCTGTGA
- a CDS encoding C40 family peptidase yields the protein MPALASHRKERSRTTTSPAVGLTTAAIAGVTLLSTQSANAVPTEPKPSIEEVQKKVDDLYRQAGTATEKYNKAKESTDEKRREVDELLDEAATRTDKLNESRRALGNYAAAQYRTGAVAPTAALLFADSPQAYFDQTQLMDRMTDRQRTVIDDYENQRAAAAKQRATATEKLESLTLSQKALRTSKQEVQSKLAEARALLSKLTAEEKARLAAIERQKQEEARLKAEAKAKAEAEAEARAKAEEAARQQQEAAQRQDTSTGTSTGTGTGTGTADSYAAKADKVLAFARAQIGKPYVWGASGPSSYDCSGLTQAAWKAAGVDLPRTTWDQVNVGTRVATKDLLPGDLVFFYDDISHVGIYIGDGMMIHAPKPGTNVREESIYYMPIYGSVRPA from the coding sequence ATGCCGGCCTTGGCGTCGCATCGCAAAGAACGCAGCCGTACCACGACCTCACCCGCCGTCGGGCTGACGACGGCGGCCATCGCCGGCGTCACGCTGCTGTCGACGCAGAGCGCCAACGCCGTGCCGACCGAGCCGAAGCCCTCCATCGAAGAGGTGCAGAAGAAGGTCGACGACCTGTACCGGCAGGCCGGCACCGCGACCGAGAAGTACAACAAGGCCAAGGAATCGACCGACGAGAAGCGGCGCGAGGTCGACGAGCTGCTCGACGAGGCCGCCACGCGCACCGACAAGCTGAACGAGTCGCGCAGAGCGCTGGGCAACTACGCGGCCGCGCAATACCGCACGGGAGCCGTCGCCCCGACCGCCGCGCTGCTTTTCGCGGACAGCCCGCAGGCGTACTTCGACCAGACACAGCTGATGGACCGGATGACCGACCGTCAGCGCACCGTGATCGACGACTACGAGAACCAGCGCGCCGCAGCCGCCAAGCAGCGCGCCACGGCGACCGAGAAGCTCGAGTCGCTCACGCTCTCGCAGAAGGCCCTGCGCACCAGCAAGCAGGAGGTCCAGTCGAAGCTCGCCGAGGCACGGGCGCTGCTGTCGAAGCTGACCGCGGAGGAGAAGGCCCGGCTCGCCGCGATCGAGCGCCAGAAGCAGGAGGAGGCCCGCCTCAAGGCCGAAGCCAAGGCCAAGGCCGAGGCGGAGGCGGAGGCCCGCGCCAAGGCGGAGGAGGCGGCGCGACAGCAGCAGGAGGCCGCCCAGCGCCAGGACACCAGCACCGGCACGAGCACAGGAACCGGCACCGGCACCGGCACCGCCGACAGCTACGCGGCCAAGGCCGACAAGGTCCTCGCCTTCGCCCGCGCCCAGATCGGCAAGCCGTACGTCTGGGGAGCGTCCGGGCCCAGTTCGTACGACTGCTCGGGGCTCACCCAGGCCGCCTGGAAGGCGGCGGGCGTGGACCTGCCGCGCACCACCTGGGACCAGGTGAACGTGGGCACGCGGGTCGCGACGAAGGATCTGCTCCCGGGTGACCTGGTGTTCTTCTACGACGACATCAGCCACGTGGGCATCTACATCGGCGACGGCATGATGATCCACGCGCCGAAGCCCGGTACGAACGTCCGCGAGGAGTCGATCTACTACATGCCGATCTACGGCAGTGTGCGCCCCGCGTAA
- a CDS encoding C40 family peptidase — MAAHRKPKQHPLTGPAGRTAATLALAGAATATAFDGTALADPAPTPAQVKAKVDKLYEEAEAATEKYNGAKEQTASARTSLDELRDEATRRTERLNTSRNALGSIATAQYRAGGIDPALQLALTSDPDEYLERAALAERVGTRQADAIAGVHQQLVDIARLRAEAGERMGALKARQTELARHKATVQQKLSAAEQLLDRLTAAQRASYDSSQGASHGGYGDVASVAHADRSAAPRGSLQAPNPRAAQAVAYAYGALGKPYVWGATGPGSFDCSGLTQAAWRSAGVSLPRTTYTQINAGQRVSRSELAPGDLVFFYSGISHVGLYVGGGQMIHAPRPGAPVRVAPIDEMPFAGATRPA, encoded by the coding sequence GTGGCAGCGCACCGGAAACCGAAGCAGCATCCGCTCACCGGGCCCGCGGGGCGGACCGCCGCCACCCTCGCGCTCGCCGGCGCCGCGACGGCCACCGCATTCGACGGCACCGCACTTGCCGACCCCGCTCCCACCCCCGCACAGGTCAAGGCCAAGGTCGACAAGCTCTACGAGGAGGCCGAGGCCGCCACCGAGAAGTACAACGGGGCCAAGGAGCAGACCGCGAGCGCCCGCACGTCGCTGGACGAGCTGCGCGACGAGGCCACCCGCAGGACCGAACGGCTCAACACCTCACGCAACGCGCTCGGTTCGATCGCCACCGCCCAGTACCGCGCTGGCGGGATCGACCCGGCGCTGCAGCTCGCCCTGACGTCCGACCCGGACGAGTATCTGGAGCGGGCCGCGCTCGCCGAGCGGGTCGGCACCCGTCAGGCCGACGCCATCGCCGGCGTACACCAACAGCTGGTGGACATCGCCCGGTTGAGGGCCGAGGCCGGCGAGCGGATGGGCGCGCTCAAGGCCCGGCAAACCGAACTGGCCAGGCACAAGGCCACCGTCCAGCAGAAACTCTCGGCTGCCGAACAGCTGCTGGACCGGCTCACCGCCGCGCAGCGCGCCTCGTACGACAGCTCACAGGGGGCGTCCCACGGGGGCTACGGGGATGTCGCGTCCGTCGCACACGCCGACCGTTCCGCCGCCCCCCGCGGCTCCCTCCAGGCCCCCAACCCCCGTGCCGCGCAAGCCGTCGCCTACGCCTACGGCGCGCTCGGCAAGCCCTATGTCTGGGGCGCGACCGGGCCAGGATCCTTCGACTGTTCCGGGCTCACCCAGGCCGCATGGCGCTCCGCCGGCGTGTCGCTGCCCCGCACCACCTACACCCAGATCAACGCGGGACAGCGTGTCTCACGCTCCGAACTCGCCCCCGGTGACCTGGTGTTCTTCTACTCCGGCATCAGCCATGTCGGCCTGTACGTCGGCGGCGGACAGATGATCCACGCGCCTCGTCCCGGCGCCCCGGTCCGGGTCGCGCCGATCGACGAAATGCCTTTCGCCGGAGCCACCCGGCCCGCGTAG
- a CDS encoding GNAT family N-acetyltransferase, whose translation MDIDVQNYVRTLALRSPDHVRVGPFTVRYNPDWAIPPANYAIPDHGAEPTTEEIGALIAVFRERDRMPRLEFLPSCAPEVEPALLAAGFAVVGRAPLLACEPGSLVAPAPVPGTSISEPFDPAGFAAAAAVQHLAYGSTGEPTEGEIAWLRGAHEGGGVAAVATDEADGTTVAAGGCSIPVDGRSELCGLAVAASHRRRGIGAALSAYLTATAFDRGCKVVWLEPGDADVERIYAGIGYRRVGDKTDMALAVSPC comes from the coding sequence GTGGACATCGACGTCCAGAACTACGTACGCACCCTCGCGCTCCGCTCGCCCGATCATGTGCGGGTCGGCCCCTTCACGGTGCGCTACAACCCCGACTGGGCCATCCCGCCCGCGAATTACGCCATCCCGGACCATGGCGCGGAGCCGACCACCGAGGAGATCGGTGCTCTGATCGCCGTCTTCCGCGAGCGCGACCGGATGCCGCGTCTTGAATTCCTGCCCTCGTGCGCACCCGAGGTCGAGCCCGCGCTGCTCGCCGCGGGCTTCGCGGTCGTGGGCCGCGCCCCGCTGCTGGCCTGCGAGCCCGGCTCCCTCGTCGCGCCCGCGCCGGTGCCCGGGACATCGATCAGCGAGCCCTTCGACCCGGCCGGATTTGCCGCCGCGGCCGCCGTGCAGCATCTCGCGTACGGGAGCACGGGCGAGCCGACCGAGGGCGAGATCGCCTGGCTCCGCGGGGCCCACGAGGGCGGCGGGGTCGCTGCCGTCGCCACGGACGAGGCGGACGGGACCACGGTCGCCGCAGGCGGCTGCTCCATTCCGGTCGATGGGAGGAGCGAACTGTGCGGTCTCGCGGTCGCCGCGTCGCACCGCCGCCGTGGCATCGGCGCCGCCCTCTCCGCGTATCTGACGGCCACCGCCTTCGACCGCGGCTGCAAGGTGGTCTGGCTGGAGCCGGGCGACGCGGACGTCGAGCGGATCTACGCGGGGATCGGCTACCGGAGGGTCGGCGACAAGACCGACATGGCACTGGCCGTGTCACCCTGTTAG
- a CDS encoding esterase family protein, with protein MNLTGNTFFVITIVLVVIAVLLPLLFWSRLRGPAMVRGAGRLFMVLFAQATAVLMVFVAVNNANGLYDSWDDLLGTSNHVNTAVDLGPSGTGGRQISSLPKLQQKFEKVDDSSLGNGLLRTYLKGGISGVEGEVLVWLPPQYDDPAYRNKKFPVVELLAGFPGSSKSWFKAMKAQSKLQPLIESGRVAPFILVSPRTMLLGASDAGYANIPGTVNADSWLTVDVRKMISDNFRVSLGPDSWAIAGYSAGGHGAAKLAFAHPDRYRAAVSLSGYNDPAAEKDSITGSDPDLRRENDVLHILKSAKKPPRVSLLATGEGGDGYQPGLALQRAAKAPTKVEARKTTGGHLTKVWSRELPYAFEWLTRQMHLQGMTRHHGQGDGESVGQARGRGEDQKLDGEVTDSAAGLLE; from the coding sequence ATGAATTTGACGGGGAACACCTTCTTCGTGATCACGATCGTCCTGGTCGTGATCGCCGTACTCCTGCCGCTCCTGTTCTGGAGCCGGCTGCGCGGACCCGCCATGGTGCGGGGCGCCGGCCGGCTGTTCATGGTGCTCTTCGCGCAGGCGACGGCGGTCCTGATGGTGTTCGTGGCGGTCAACAACGCCAATGGGCTGTACGACAGCTGGGACGACCTGCTCGGTACGTCGAACCATGTGAACACCGCGGTCGACCTCGGTCCCAGCGGCACCGGCGGCAGGCAGATATCCTCGCTGCCCAAGCTGCAGCAGAAGTTCGAGAAGGTCGATGACTCCTCGCTCGGCAACGGGCTGCTCCGCACCTATCTCAAGGGCGGGATATCGGGCGTGGAGGGCGAGGTCCTCGTCTGGCTGCCGCCGCAGTACGACGACCCGGCCTACCGCAACAAGAAGTTCCCGGTCGTCGAGCTGCTCGCCGGTTTCCCCGGCTCCTCCAAGAGCTGGTTCAAGGCGATGAAGGCCCAGTCCAAGCTTCAGCCGCTGATCGAGTCGGGCAGGGTCGCTCCCTTCATACTCGTCTCGCCCCGCACGATGCTGCTGGGCGCTTCCGACGCCGGGTACGCGAACATCCCGGGCACGGTCAACGCCGACAGCTGGCTGACGGTCGACGTGCGCAAGATGATCTCCGACAATTTCCGGGTCTCCCTCGGCCCCGACAGCTGGGCCATCGCGGGCTACTCGGCGGGCGGGCACGGAGCGGCCAAACTGGCCTTCGCCCACCCCGACCGCTACCGCGCGGCCGTCAGCCTCTCCGGCTACAACGACCCGGCAGCGGAGAAGGACTCGATCACGGGCTCGGACCCGGACCTGCGCCGCGAGAACGATGTACTGCACATCCTGAAGTCGGCCAAGAAGCCGCCGCGGGTCTCACTGCTGGCGACGGGCGAGGGAGGGGACGGGTACCAGCCCGGTCTCGCGCTCCAGCGGGCGGCGAAGGCGCCGACGAAGGTCGAGGCGCGCAAGACGACCGGCGGCCACCTCACCAAGGTGTGGAGCAGGGAACTGCCCTACGCGTTCGAGTGGCTGACGCGTCAGATGCATCTGCAGGGCATGACCCGGCACCACGGACAGGGTGACGGGGAGTCGGTGGGACAGGCCCGGGGCCGGGGCGAGGACCAGAAACTGGACGGGGAAGTGACCGACAGCGCCGCCGGACTGCTGGAGTAG
- a CDS encoding response regulator transcription factor, which yields MTETEAAGETAQRRVRVVLVDDHRMFRTGVQAEIGQTATTGVEVVGEAADVDQAVTVITATRPEVVLLDVHLPGGGGVEVLRRCAPLMASAENPVRFLALSVSDAAEDVIGVIRGGARGYVTKTITGTDLVDSIFRVQDGDAVFSPRLAGFVLDAFASTDAPPVDEDLDRLTQREREVLRLIARGYAYKEIAKQLFISVKTVESHVSAVLRKLQLSNRHELTRWATARRLV from the coding sequence ATGACCGAGACCGAGGCTGCGGGAGAGACCGCACAGCGGCGCGTACGGGTCGTGCTCGTCGACGACCACCGGATGTTCCGCACTGGCGTGCAGGCGGAAATCGGCCAGACCGCCACCACCGGTGTCGAGGTGGTCGGCGAGGCCGCCGACGTGGACCAGGCGGTCACCGTGATCACGGCGACCCGGCCCGAGGTGGTCCTGCTCGACGTGCATCTGCCGGGCGGCGGCGGGGTGGAGGTGCTGCGCCGCTGCGCCCCCCTCATGGCGTCCGCCGAGAACCCCGTACGGTTCCTGGCGCTGTCCGTCTCGGACGCCGCCGAGGACGTCATCGGGGTCATCCGGGGCGGTGCGCGCGGCTATGTCACCAAGACCATCACCGGCACGGACCTGGTCGACTCGATCTTCCGGGTCCAGGACGGGGACGCGGTGTTCTCGCCGCGGCTCGCGGGCTTCGTGCTCGACGCGTTCGCCTCGACGGACGCGCCGCCGGTGGACGAGGACCTCGATCGGCTCACTCAGCGCGAACGGGAAGTTCTGCGGCTGATCGCGCGGGGCTACGCGTACAAGGAAATCGCGAAGCAGCTGTTCATCTCGGTGAAGACCGTGGAGTCCCATGTGTCCGCGGTGCTGCGCAAGTTGCAGCTCTCGAATCGGCACGAATTGACCCGATGGGCGACGGCTCGTCGTCTGGTCTAG